Proteins encoded in a region of the Populus nigra chromosome 3, ddPopNigr1.1, whole genome shotgun sequence genome:
- the LOC133688805 gene encoding large ribosomal subunit protein cL37-like has translation MALRVSVPISSSSSLYGVPSTRVTLGLPSCRLPIGVLSKSFDGICLSTPVGKGLMTVKALSDSKGTSPDSGQPVSESDDEEEDVVLDKIPLDSKLQLKLEHKMKMKLGKKIRLRSKKLDRKRGMRKRGQWPPSKVNKLKNV, from the exons ATGGCTCTTCGTGTCTCTGTACCAATttcctcttcatcttctttataTGGCGTTCCATCAACCAGGGTCACTCTTGGTCTCCCAT CTTGCAGGCTACCCATTGGTGTGCTCTCAAAGTCTTTTGATGGAATTTGCTTAAGCACCCCCGTGGGAAAGGGTTTAATGACAGTTAAGGCGTTGTCTGACAGTAAGGGGACAAGTCCAGATAGTGGGCAACCTGTGTCTGAAAGTGATGATGAAGAGGAGGATGTGGTTCTTGATAAAATTCCTTTGGATTCAAAGCTGCAGCTGAAGCTTGAGCacaagatgaagatgaagttgGGGAAGAAGATAAGGCTTAGGAGTAAGAAGCTTGATCGGAAGCGAGGGATGAGGAAGAGGGGACAGTGGCCACCATCAAAAGTAAA